One window from the genome of Magnolia sinica isolate HGM2019 chromosome 4, MsV1, whole genome shotgun sequence encodes:
- the LOC131242745 gene encoding NADPH-dependent pterin aldehyde reductase — MAIPAGRKGGGGMSRTVLITGVSRGLGRALALEMAKRGHTVIGCARSQDRIASLQAEFSQQEDPSKHLLMDIDIRSDSNIEELARLVMEKKGVPDIIVNNAGTINKNNKIWQVPAEEFDSVIDTNIKGTANVLRHFLPPMIEKKQGIIVNISSGWGRSAAAEVAPYCASKWAIEGLTRSVAKELPLGVAIVALSPGVVNTEMLASCFGSSASLYQTPEAWAPKAAMMILNLTTEDNGASLTV, encoded by the exons ATGGCGATTCCGGCGGGGAGAAAAGGCGGAGGAGGGATGTCGAGGACCGTACTGATTACAGGGGTGAGCCGAGGACTGGGAAGAGCCCTGGCGTTGGAGATGGCGAAGAGGGGGCACACGGTAATAGGATGCGCACGGTCGCAAGATAGAATCGCCTCCTTACAAGCCGAGTTCTCTCAGCAGGAAGACCCTTCCAAGCATCTTCTCATGGATATCGACATt AGGTCAGATAGCAACATTGAGGAGCTTGCACGGCTTGTGATGGAGAAAAAGGGAGTCCCAGATATCATAG TTAACAACGCAGGTACTATCAATAAGAACAATAAGATCTGGCAAGTGCCAGCGGAAGAGTTCGATTCTGTTATAGACACCAATATAAAGGGTACGGCAAATGTACTGCGTCACTTCCTTCCACCGATGATAGAAAAGAAGCAAGGGATTATTGTCAATATTTCATCTGGTTGGGGAAGATCTGCAGCTGCGGAG GTTGCACCTTATTGTGCTTCAAAATGGGCAATTGAGGGCTTAACACGGTCAGTGGCAAAGGAGTTACCACTTGGTGTGGCAATTGTTGCACTTAGTCCTGGTGTGGTGAACACTGAAATGCTTGCATCATGTTTTGGCAGTTCTGCTTCCCTATATCAAACGCCCGAAGCATG